ATCCTCTCCCAGCCAGATGATCTCGCCGCGCTTCGGGCGCTGCAGCCCCAGTAACGCCCGGGCCAGCGTTGATTTGCCGCAGCCCGACTCGCCGACGATGCCCAGGGTCTCGGCGGGGAACACCTCGAAATCGATCCCGTCAACCGCTCGCACGGTGCGATAGTCATGCCTGAGCCAGCCGCCGGCATCAGCACGGAAGTGAACGGCCAGGTCACGCACCTGCAAGACGGGGTTGCGCATCAGCCGGCCTCCTGCTTCGTCGGCAAAGTGTCGAGATGGCAGCGCTTGAAACGACCGTCGGACACTGGCTCGAACGGGGGCAACTCGCGGCACTTGTCCCAGGCGTAGGCACAGCGATCCCGAAACGGGCAGCCGTCAGGCACTTCCAGCAGGTTGGGCGGATTGCCTGGAATGGCGTGCAGTATGCCGGAGTCATCGCGATCCAGACGCGGCACCGACGCCAGCAGACCCTCGGTATAGGGGTGTTGCGGATCAGCAAACAGCGACTCGACGTCGGCCATTTCCATTTCCTGGCCGGCGTACATCACCAGCACGCGATTACACAGCCCGGCGACCACGCCGAGGTCGTGAGTGATCAGCAGGATGGCGGTCGACGACTGCTCGGACAGCTCACCCATCAGCGAGTTGATCTGCGACTGCACGGTGACATCCAGCGCCGTGGTCGGCTCATCGGCGATCAGCAGGTCAGGCTGGCACAGCAGCCCCATGGCGATCATCACGCGCTGGCACATACCACCCGAGAGCTCGTGGGGGAACTGGCGCATGCGCTGTTCCGGATCGCTCAGCCGGACCAGCCGCAGCATTTCGATGGCGCGTTCCCGGGCGCCGCGGCGTTTGAGATTGCGGTGGTGAGTCAGCACTTCGACGAGCTGATCGCCTATCGACATGTAGGGATTGAGCGAACTGACCGGGTCCTGGAAGATCATCGAGATCTTCGAGCCGCGCACACGCGTGAATTCCTGCAGCGACATGCCGAGGAGCTCCTGGCCACGGAACTTCACCGAACCGCTGGCATGGCCGTTCTCGGCCAACAGGCCTATTAACGCCAGCGCCGTCTGGGTCTTGCCTGAGCCCGACTCACCGACCAGGCCCAGCGTTTCGCCGGGTTCGAGATCGAAGCTGATGCCGTTGACGGCGTGCACCACGCCGTCGGGGGTGTCGAATGCAACGCTGAGGTTCCTGACTTCAAGCAGCGCCATGACAACTCGTCCTCATAGCCGATCCTTCGGGTCGAGCGCGTCCCTGAGCCCATCGCCAAGGAAGTTGAAGGCAAACAGCGTCAGCGCCAGAAAGCTGGCCGGGAAAAGCAGCGACCACGGTGCGGTTTCAAGTTCCTGCGCGCCCTCGTTGACCAGCGCGCCCCAGGACGTCAGCGGTTCCTGCACGCCCAGGCCGAGAAAACTCAGGAAGCTCTCGACCAGGATCACCTGCGGGATGGTCAGGGTCACATAGACGATCACGACACCCAGCAGATTGGGCACGATATGACGGCGGATAACCTGCCATTCCGTGGCACCGCAGGCGCGCGCGGCCTCGACAAAATCCTTGTTTTTCAGGCTCAGCGTCTGGCCCCTGACAATGCGCGCCATATCCAGCCAGTTGATTGCGCCGATGGCAATGAAGATCAGGAAGATATTGCGCCCGAACACCACCATCAGCAAGATGACGAAAAACATGAACGGCATCGCATAGACAGCATCGACGATCCGCATCATCACGTTGTCGACGCGCCCGCCGACGTAGCCGGCAAACGCACCCCAGCTCACGCCAATGACCAGCGAGACCAGGGTCGCGATCAGGCCCACCAGCAGTGAGATGCGACCGCCGATCATGGTGCGCACGAACAGATCCCGGCCGAGCGCATCGGTGCCGAATGCATGGCCGGTTTCGAGTGACGGCGGCGTCGAGTAGTGCTCCCAGTCTGGAATCTCGTGATCCCAGTCGCTGAGCACTGGTCCAATACTCACCAGTGTGATCATGACGATCAGGATAACCAGCCCGGCCACGGCCGCCTTGTTCCTGAGCAGCCGGTGCCAGGCGTCGACATACAGCGAACGGCCCTTGACCTCGCGCCGGTCCAGCGCCTGATCGAAGGCATCCCGGGTCACCTCGTTCATGTCCGGGACTCCAGCTCGTCGTCATAGCGAATGCGCGGATCCAGCCAGGCATAGAGCAGATCGACCATGAAGTTGAACAGGATGATCAACACACCGTAAAGAATGACCACGCCCATCACCAGGGTGTAGTCGCGGTTGAGTGCGCCCTGAACGAAATAGGAGCCAACCCCGGGTATGGTAAAGATGCGTTCGACCACGACCGAGCCGGTCACGATGGCGGCGGCGGCCGGGCCTAGGTAGGAGATCACCGGCAGCAAAGCAGGCTTGAGCGCATGCCGTAAAATGACCTCCTTTTCCGGCATGCCCTTGGCGCGCACCGTGCGGATAAAGCTTGAATGCAGCACTTCGATCATCGATCCGCGGGTAATGCGTGCGATATAGGCCACCATCGGCAGGGCCAAGGTCACTGCCGGCAGCACCATGCGATCGAGGCTGAACGCCCAGCCGCCGGCCGGCAGCCAGCCCAGCGTGATGGCAAACACCAGAATCAGCAGCGGTGCCATGACGAAGTTGGGCACCGAAATACCGATCATGGCCACGCTCATCACCGCATAGTCCGACGGCCGGTTCTGTCGCAACGCGGCCCAGGCACCAACCGTGACACCAGCCAGCAAGGCGACGATCAGCGCGGTGAGCCCCAGAACGAACGATACCGGCGCACCCTGAATGATCAGGTCGTTGACCGTCCAGTCACGGTAGTGGAACGAGGGACCAAAATCCAGGCGCAGGATCTGCCACATGTAGCGGGCATACTGCACCACAAGCGGCTCATCGAGATGATACTTGGCCGCCAGATTGGCTTCGATCTCCGGCGGCAGGGCCCGCTCGGCGTCAAACGGCCCGCCCGGGGCCACTCGAATCAGAAAAAACGCAAAGGTGATCAGCAGAAACAGCGTCGGTACCGCCGATCCCAGCCGCCGGAGCGAATACTTCAGCACGCCGGCCCCCGCTGGAGGTCACCGGCACCTGCCCGGCACGAACGACTACTCCGGAACATCGGCGGCTTCCCCGGCCGGGGCGGGTTCCCTGGCCCTGAGCAGGTACATGTAGCGGGTCAGGTGGTAGTCCATGACGTTTTCTTCCCAGCCCTTCAGGCGCGGGTCGACCAGACGCTTGGAGACGTAGACATAAACCGGCAGGATGACCTGGTCGGCCAGGATCATGCGCTCGGCCTCGGCCATCAGGTTGCGACGGCGCGCCGGAATCCGTTCGGCAGCAATGCGCTCAAGCAGACGATCATAGCGCGGATTGTTGTAACCGGCATCATTGCGGCCGTGCGCGGAGTGGAACAGCTCGAGAAAGCTGAATGCGTCCTGGTAGTCGCCAATCCAGCCGGCGCGAAAGACCTCGGTAACCCGGCGCTGGGCACGATTCTGCAGAAAGACACGGAATTCCTCGTTGACCAGGCGCGTTCGCGTGCCGAGGACCTGCTTCCACATCGCCGCCACGGCCACGGCGAGCTTGCGATGATTTTCCGAGGTGTTGTAGCGCAATTCGACGCTGAGCGGCTGGGACTCCGAGAAGCCGGCCTGGCGGTAGAGCCGTCGGGCTTCCTGTTCGCGCTCCTCCTGGCTCCATTCGGCCCATTCGACCTCGGGCGGAACGTAGTCGGGCAAACCCGGCGGCACCAGATTGAAAGTCGGAATCTCGCCGAACTGGCTGACATGCTCGGTCAGGATCCGGCGATCGATCGCCAGCGTCAGCGCCTGGCGAAGCGCCAGGTTGTCTTCGAACGGCGCGCGTGTGAGATTGAATGAAAAAAAGTACGTGCCGAACCAGGGCGCCACCATCAGCGCTTCGGACAGGTTGTTCTGCAGCCAGCGAAACTGATTCGAGGGCACCTGGTAGGTCCAGTGCAGGTCCCCGGCGCGAAAGCGATTGAATTCGGTGTTCTCGTCCTCGAACGGGTAGTACACGACACCCTCGACCACCACCGATTCGACGCCATGGTAGTGCGGGTTGCGCGCCAGCTCGATGCGTGAACGGACCTGCCAGTCGATCAGCTGGTAGGCGCCGTTGGACACCAGATTGCCCGGGCGAACGTGACTCGAGCCGAATGTCTCCACCCCCGGCCGCCAGACCGGGTAGGTGGTCGGATGGGTCAGCAAACCCAGGAAATAGGGCGTGGGATCCTCCAGCCGCACCTGAAAGGTCGTTTCGTTGAGAGCCTCGACGCCCAGCTCAACGGCCGGCAATTCACCGGACAGGATGGCCCCGGCGTTGACCACCGGTGCCAGCATGCGGCCGTAGGATGCGCCGGTCTCCGGATCAACCGCGCGCCGCCAGGACCAGACGAAATCGGCCGCGGTCAGCGACTCACCGTTCGACCAGCGCGCCTCAGGCCGCAAGAAGAACGTGTAGGTCAGGCCGTCGCGGCTGATGTCCCAGTGCAGCGCTGCCCCCGGCACGATACGGCCGTCGGGTGAAGTCGTGGTCAGCCCTTCAAACAGATCACGCAGGATATTGGCCGACGGCACGCCCTCGGCCAGATGCGGGTCGAGCGTTTGCGGCTCCTCGCCGTTGCCGCGGTGAACAACCTGCTGCTCGGCCAGCACATCCGGCAGCGGTCGGCCATCGTCATTGAACGCCGCCTCGACGGGCTCGGGCAGGCGCGGCGGCGGCTGCACCGGCTCACCGCCGTCGCGCTCGGCGCAGCCGGTCGCCACTGCAACTGCAAGCCACAGCCAGTACTTCATTGAATCGACAGCCAGCGCGACAAGTGTATATCCATCGGGTTGTCCTCGAATCCGCTCACATCGGGATCGACCAGGTGCCTGGAGACATAGTAGTACAGCGGGATGACCACCTGTTGCTCAAGCAGCCGGGATTCGGCCTCCCGCAACAAATCAATCCGCCCGAGTCCAGTGGCACCCTCGGCCCGCTGCAGCAGCTGATCGTAGCGCGCATCATCGAAAAACGCATAGTTCATCGGGCTGTCGGAGCGAAACAGATCGAGAAAGTTGGCGGCGTCACGCCAGTCGGCAATCCAGCCGCCGCGCATGACCTCGGTGACTCGCCCCTGCCGCCGGTTGGCAACGAACACCTTCCATTCCTCATGGATCAGGCGGGTCTGCACACCCAGTTGCGCCTTCCACATCGCCGCGACGGCCGCTGCGAGACGCCGGTGGGTGAGGGAGGAATTGAAGCGCAGCTCGACGGTCAGCGGGTTGTCAGCACCATGGCCGGCGGCGGCGTACAGCCGGCGCGCTTCGACCAGGCGCTGCTCAGCGGCAAGCGGCGGGGCCCACATCTCGGGCCAGCCGGGCATGCCCGGCGGCAGCAGCCCCCAGGCCGGCAGCTCGCCCGAGCCCAGCACCCGCTCGACCAGAATGTCGCGATCGATCACCAGGCTCAGCGCCCGGCGCAGGCCCGGCGATTCGTCAAACGGTGGGCGTGACAGATTGAACACCAGGTAGAAGGTGCCAAGATAGGGCGCGATACGCAGCTGCGTCCCGAACTTGTCGCGCAGCCAGTCCACCCGGCCGGGAGGAATGGTCTCGGTGACATGCAGCTGACCGGCGCGATAGCGCGCCAGCTCGACATTGGGCTCCTCAATCACGTGCCAGACGACCGCATCCAGAGCCACGCTGTCGGCCGCCCGCCAATTTGCACGGGCTCGCAGACGCAGATGGGCCCCCGGAACCGTTTCGTCGAGTATGAACGGGCCGCTGTAGCGGGCAATTGGGCCAGGCCACGGGTAGGTCACCGGGTGGGTCAACAACTCGGCGAACCAGGGGATCGGCCGTTCCAGTTGCACCTCCAGTCGATCATCATCGATCGCCCGGACACCCAGTGCGTCAGGCGGCCGGTGACCGCGCCGCACATCGGCGGCCGCGGCCACCCCGTCGAGCAGTCCGGCGGTCGGCGAGGCGGTCGCCGGCGCCAGCGCCCGACGCCAGCCCCGCACGAAATCCCCGGCGGTCACCCGCTCGCCGTCGGACCAGCGCGCCTCACGATCCAGCCGAAAGGTCCAGGTCAACCCGTCATCGCTGACCGACCAGCTGCGAGCGATGCCCGGAATCAGTCCGGCGCGCGCATCGAAAGTCACCAGGCCTTCGTGCAGATCCCGCAGGACGTTGAGCGCCGACAGACTCTGCGCGCGATGCACGTCGAGCGAGTCCGGACCCGGCCCCAGGCCGCGGTGCAGCACGCCGGCAGCGGCCGATTCGACAGCAAACAGCCACAGGCCCAAAAGCCACGGCAGCCAGCATCGCGGCTGTAACAGCTCGGGCCCGGGGTCGGTCACACGCATGCACACAACCGGCAAAAAAGCGATAATCCAGCCTTCATTCTAGCCGGCAGATGCCCGTTGCGACCGGATACCGTTCTCACCGACAAGCGCGACCTGGCCGCCTGGCTGGAGTCCGGCTGCCGCCCGGAATCGGAATGGCGCATCGGCACCGAGCACGAAAAGTTCGGTTTTCTGACCGACACCCTCGATCCACTGCCCTATGACGGTCCGCGCTCGGTGCGTGCAGTGCTCGAGGGGCTGGCGCAGCGATTCGGCTGGCAGCCCGTGCTGGAAGAAGGCCGGCCGATCGCGCTCAACCGCGATGGTTGCTCCATCACGCTGGAACCGGGCGGACAGCTCGAATTGTCCGGTGAGCTCCTCGACAACCTGCACCAGACCTGCAACGAGGTGCATACCCACCTGGCCCAGGTCCGCAGCGTCGCAGAACCGCTTGACATCGGCTTTCTGGGCATGGGCTTCCATCCGACCGCCCGACGCGAGGAGATCGAGTGGATGCCCAAGGCACGCTACGCGATCATGCGCAATTACATGGCGAAAGTCGGTCAACTCGGCCACGACATGATGAAGCGCACCTGCACCGTCCAGGTCAATCTTGATTTCTCCAGCGAAGCCGACATGGTCGACAAGTTTCGTGCCTCACTGGCCCTGCAGCCAATCGCCACGGCGCTGTTTGCCAACTCACCGTTCGTCGAGGGTCAGCCGAGCGGCTATCTGAGCTACCGCAGCCAGGTCTGGACCGATACCGACCCGGACCGAACCGGCATGCTGCCCTGGGTGTTCGAGACCGGCATGGGCTTCGAGCGCTATGTCGACTACATGCTCGACGTGCCGATGTATTTCGTGCGCCGCGATGGCCGCTATATCGATGTCGCGGGCCAGCGCTTCAGTGACTTTCTTGCCGGTCGCCTGCCCGGGCTGCCCGGTGAACGACCGACCCTGGCCGACTGGGAAGACCACCTGACCACTGTTTTCCCGGAGGTCAGGCTCAAGCGCTTTCTGGAAATGCGGGGCGCCGACGGCGGACCGTGGGGACGGCTGTGCGCGCTGCCGGCCTTCTGGGTTGGACTGCTCTACGACCCGTCCAACCTCGCCGCCTGCCTTGACCTCACCCGCAACTGGTCGCCCGCGCAGCGACAAAGTCTGCGCGAGGACGTCGCGCGCGTCGGGCTGCGCGCAGACATCGACGGTCGCAGCGCGGGCGATCTCGCCGCCGAGCTGACCGGCCTGGCCCGGCAGGGTCTGGTGCGGCGGCGCAGGCTTGACGGCGTCGGTCAGGATGAAGGCGGGTTTCTGGCGCCGCTGGAGAGCATCGTCGAACGCGGCAGCACGCCGGCCGAAGCCAAGCTGGTGGCGTTTGAAGGCCAGTGGAACCGCCAAATGCGGCCGCTGTTCGAACAGTTTGCCTACTGAGTCGTCACCGATGCGTGCCAATGCCGGCCGGCAACCGCAGCCATCAGCACCGCAACGCATCGGCTTCCTGACTGGCCATACGCATTTCGGGCCACCGCCAATGGCCTGGTTCGAGTTCGCGCCGCCCCGGCCATCAGCCGGTACCGGAGCACGGGCCGGAGTGGAGGCGGCAATCACCGCCCTCGGGCTCCGGCTCCCCCCGGCCGACCCGTCGCTGCGCGACGCCGTTGTGCCGGACGTGGCACTGTTCGAGCGCATTCTGCGCAGCCTGCTGGCGACGACCGGCCACACCAGCGGGCAGACGCGGGTCGCGCCGGGTCAATCGGCCGGAAGCCTGCGCCTGATCACACCGTGCGAAGACATCAGCACCTGGCGCGATGCCGCCATCCTGTCCGGCGCCATCCTCGACATGCCGCCCGGCGACCAGGCCGCCGACGCCCTGATCGAGTCGGTTCGGGCGTTCTGCGCGAGGGCCGAGCAGCGCGTCCTGGACCCGGACGCGAGAGTGATGATGCAGGCCGCCGGCGAGCGCGACCTGCCGGTCCTGCGTCTGGACCAGGAACCGTTTGAACAAGCACCGCCGGAGCGTGTGATCCAGTCGGGTCTGTACCAGATCGGCTACGGCGCCCGCCGCCTGGTGCTGGCCGGTTCGGTGCCGCGCGGGCTGGACCCGGAGTGCCTGGGCCTGACCCTCGACCGCAGCCGGCTGATCGATCTGCTCACTCGCCACGGCTTTCCGGTACCGCAACAGTGTACCGACCCGCGAGGCTTCGGGAACGCCGTGCGTGCCGTTCGCGCTGCGCTCGATCTCGGCGTCCCGGTCATGGTCAGGCCATCGCACAAGCCGGCATTCTCCGATCGGCAGGTACTCATTCAGGACTATGGGCCGCTCACGCAACCCGATCACATCCTGCTGGCCTGTCAGGCCGTGCTGACCGAGGGCTCTCCGATCCGGATCGAGGGCTGCTCGCCGGGCGCATCTTACCGCTTGCTGATCATCGGCGGCCGCCTGCGCGCTGCATTGTGCTGTCAGCCCCCGCAGATCACCGGCACTGGCCGGGCAACGGTCAGCGAACTGATCGAACAGCACCGCGATCAGGCCGGACCGGGCATCGAGCGGCGTGCCTGGCGTGAGCTTGCCGCCGGCGATGCCGATGTCCGGCGGCGCCTGACCCTGGCCGGCCTGGAGCACGACAGCGTGCTCGAGCGCGGCCGGACCGTGCGGCTGCGCGCTCGCGCCAGCCGTTTCAACGGTGGCCGCGTCATGCCCGTGACCACCCGACTGTCGCCGGCCATCCTGGAGCTGGCCGAAGCCGTTGCGGCGGCCTGCGGACTTGCAGATATTGCCGGGATCGATCTGGCCATCCGCGACCCGGCCGGCAGCGCCGATAGCGGCAACTGCCAGGTCACCGATGTCGTTGCCGACCCCGAGCTGTGCGCCCGGCCCGACCTCGCCCGCGCCTGGCTGAAGCAGCTGATTCCGACGCCGTGGTCCGGGCGCATTCCGGCAGTGGCCGTCACCGGCACCAACGGCAAGACCACAACAACGCGCATGCTGGCGCACATCTTCCGGACCGCCGGTTACCGCACCGGACTGGCCACGACCGAGGGCGCGTTTGTCGATGACGACTGCCTGGCCGATGATGACGTGGCCGGCGTCTCGGGCGTGGGGCTGATCCTGGCCGACGACCGTGTCGAGGCGGCCGTACTGGAAACGGCACGCGGCGGACTGCACAAGGTGGGCCTGGGCATCGATCGATGCGATGCATCGGCCTGCCTGAACATCGCCGACGACCATATCGGCGTCGACGGCATCGATTCGCTCGAGGCCATGGCCCGGGCCAAGTCACGCTTGTTCAGCCACACCAGCGGACATGCAGTCATCAACGCCGATGATCCACTGTGCCTGTCGATGTCCGACGCGGCAAGACACTGCCAGATCGTGCTGGTCTCGCGCAACATCGACCAACCGGCCCTCGCCAGGCACCTTGACGCCGGAGGCCGGGCCGTTGCACACGACGCCGGGTGGATCGTGCTGATCCACGGCCCCGAGCGGCAAACCCTGATGCGCAGCGCCGCGATTCCGGCCACCATGAACGGGCTGCTGGACTGCAATATCAGCAATGCACTGTTTGCGGTCGCCCTGGCCTGGTGCATGGAGATCGACCTGCCCGTCATTCGCCGTGCCCTGGCGGGGTTTGCCAACACGCCGGCCGGCAACCCCGGACGATTCAACTTCATCGATGGCTATCCGTTCACGGTACTCAGCGATTTCGCGCAGAACCCGCCCGGCGTCGCCGAGGTGCTGCGCGTCGCCGAGGGTTTGTCGCCTGCCGGCCGATGGCATCTGGCCTGCCTGACGATCGGCGCCCGACATCGCCACCACATCGACGAACTGGCCGGACCGCTGGCCCGACGCTTCGACCGCATCGCCCTGGGCGTCAGTGCCTACGTCGACGACAATCCGGAGTATGCCGGGCCGGACCGCCGCAGCGAAATGCTTGCCTATTTCCAGCAGGCGCTGCACAAGGC
This DNA window, taken from Pseudomonadota bacterium, encodes the following:
- a CDS encoding ABC transporter permease subunit produces the protein MNEVTRDAFDQALDRREVKGRSLYVDAWHRLLRNKAAVAGLVILIVMITLVSIGPVLSDWDHEIPDWEHYSTPPSLETGHAFGTDALGRDLFVRTMIGGRISLLVGLIATLVSLVIGVSWGAFAGYVGGRVDNVMMRIVDAVYAMPFMFFVILLMVVFGRNIFLIFIAIGAINWLDMARIVRGQTLSLKNKDFVEAARACGATEWQVIRRHIVPNLLGVVIVYVTLTIPQVILVESFLSFLGLGVQEPLTSWGALVNEGAQELETAPWSLLFPASFLALTLFAFNFLGDGLRDALDPKDRL
- a CDS encoding ATP-binding cassette domain-containing protein, whose protein sequence is MALLEVRNLSVAFDTPDGVVHAVNGISFDLEPGETLGLVGESGSGKTQTALALIGLLAENGHASGSVKFRGQELLGMSLQEFTRVRGSKISMIFQDPVSSLNPYMSIGDQLVEVLTHHRNLKRRGARERAIEMLRLVRLSDPEQRMRQFPHELSGGMCQRVMIAMGLLCQPDLLIADEPTTALDVTVQSQINSLMGELSEQSSTAILLITHDLGVVAGLCNRVLVMYAGQEMEMADVESLFADPQHPYTEGLLASVPRLDRDDSGILHAIPGNPPNLLEVPDGCPFRDRCAYAWDKCRELPPFEPVSDGRFKRCHLDTLPTKQEAG
- the oppB gene encoding oligopeptide ABC transporter permease OppB: MLKYSLRRLGSAVPTLFLLITFAFFLIRVAPGGPFDAERALPPEIEANLAAKYHLDEPLVVQYARYMWQILRLDFGPSFHYRDWTVNDLIIQGAPVSFVLGLTALIVALLAGVTVGAWAALRQNRPSDYAVMSVAMIGISVPNFVMAPLLILVFAITLGWLPAGGWAFSLDRMVLPAVTLALPMVAYIARITRGSMIEVLHSSFIRTVRAKGMPEKEVILRHALKPALLPVISYLGPAAAAIVTGSVVVERIFTIPGVGSYFVQGALNRDYTLVMGVVILYGVLIILFNFMVDLLYAWLDPRIRYDDELESRT
- a CDS encoding glutamate--cysteine ligase translates to MRPDTVLTDKRDLAAWLESGCRPESEWRIGTEHEKFGFLTDTLDPLPYDGPRSVRAVLEGLAQRFGWQPVLEEGRPIALNRDGCSITLEPGGQLELSGELLDNLHQTCNEVHTHLAQVRSVAEPLDIGFLGMGFHPTARREEIEWMPKARYAIMRNYMAKVGQLGHDMMKRTCTVQVNLDFSSEADMVDKFRASLALQPIATALFANSPFVEGQPSGYLSYRSQVWTDTDPDRTGMLPWVFETGMGFERYVDYMLDVPMYFVRRDGRYIDVAGQRFSDFLAGRLPGLPGERPTLADWEDHLTTVFPEVRLKRFLEMRGADGGPWGRLCALPAFWVGLLYDPSNLAACLDLTRNWSPAQRQSLREDVARVGLRADIDGRSAGDLAAELTGLARQGLVRRRRLDGVGQDEGGFLAPLESIVERGSTPAEAKLVAFEGQWNRQMRPLFEQFAY
- a CDS encoding peptide ABC transporter substrate-binding protein, producing the protein MRVTDPGPELLQPRCWLPWLLGLWLFAVESAAAGVLHRGLGPGPDSLDVHRAQSLSALNVLRDLHEGLVTFDARAGLIPGIARSWSVSDDGLTWTFRLDREARWSDGERVTAGDFVRGWRRALAPATASPTAGLLDGVAAAADVRRGHRPPDALGVRAIDDDRLEVQLERPIPWFAELLTHPVTYPWPGPIARYSGPFILDETVPGAHLRLRARANWRAADSVALDAVVWHVIEEPNVELARYRAGQLHVTETIPPGRVDWLRDKFGTQLRIAPYLGTFYLVFNLSRPPFDESPGLRRALSLVIDRDILVERVLGSGELPAWGLLPPGMPGWPEMWAPPLAAEQRLVEARRLYAAAGHGADNPLTVELRFNSSLTHRRLAAAVAAMWKAQLGVQTRLIHEEWKVFVANRRQGRVTEVMRGGWIADWRDAANFLDLFRSDSPMNYAFFDDARYDQLLQRAEGATGLGRIDLLREAESRLLEQQVVIPLYYYVSRHLVDPDVSGFEDNPMDIHLSRWLSIQ
- a CDS encoding peptide ABC transporter substrate-binding protein, whose translation is MKYWLWLAVAVATGCAERDGGEPVQPPPRLPEPVEAAFNDDGRPLPDVLAEQQVVHRGNGEEPQTLDPHLAEGVPSANILRDLFEGLTTTSPDGRIVPGAALHWDISRDGLTYTFFLRPEARWSNGESLTAADFVWSWRRAVDPETGASYGRMLAPVVNAGAILSGELPAVELGVEALNETTFQVRLEDPTPYFLGLLTHPTTYPVWRPGVETFGSSHVRPGNLVSNGAYQLIDWQVRSRIELARNPHYHGVESVVVEGVVYYPFEDENTEFNRFRAGDLHWTYQVPSNQFRWLQNNLSEALMVAPWFGTYFFSFNLTRAPFEDNLALRQALTLAIDRRILTEHVSQFGEIPTFNLVPPGLPDYVPPEVEWAEWSQEEREQEARRLYRQAGFSESQPLSVELRYNTSENHRKLAVAVAAMWKQVLGTRTRLVNEEFRVFLQNRAQRRVTEVFRAGWIGDYQDAFSFLELFHSAHGRNDAGYNNPRYDRLLERIAAERIPARRRNLMAEAERMILADQVILPVYVYVSKRLVDPRLKGWEENVMDYHLTRYMYLLRAREPAPAGEAADVPE